The following proteins are encoded in a genomic region of Gimesia algae:
- a CDS encoding DEAD/DEAH box helicase — MLTDVSSQAKFTDLALCQPILDTLVQLGYDTPTPIQSQTIPHLLEGRDLVGQAQTGTGKTAAFALPLLSKIDLELKAPQVLVLAPTRELAIQVGESFKEYGSQLNGLQVLPIYGGADFRGQLQPLKRGVHVVVGTPGRVMDHMRRGTLKLDNLRCLVLDEADEMLRMGFIDDVEWILEQTPDNHQTALFSATMPEAIRRIAGNYLKSPQEITVKDKTRTADTIRQRYWLAKGHHKLDALTRILEAEETDGVIIFVRTKSITTELSEKLEARGFLAAPLNGDIPQKQRERTVGRLKAGHVNIVIATDVAARGLDVNRISHVINYDLPGDSEAYVHRIGRTGRAGRTGEAIMFVSPREQRSLSGIERAIKLKIERMELPSINQINKRRTERFKESVTKAMDSPDFEQFQKLMSEFKAESERSEIDIAAALACMFQGKRPLFLKETPQRESSHRETPQRQRDRSGKPQFQSERRFSKDKEFTKDKEKVFAPKRERATSESPEEGMERFRVQVGHSHGVKPGNIVGAIANEANLDSQYIGRINIFDEYSTVDLPEGMPRDIFRALKNVWVSGQQLRISRLDDQTESGAPKRKRFKSKGKPRQQKA; from the coding sequence ATGTTAACGGATGTCTCTTCGCAGGCAAAATTTACGGATTTAGCACTCTGCCAGCCCATCTTGGATACGCTGGTTCAACTAGGATACGACACACCCACGCCAATTCAGTCACAGACCATTCCACATCTGCTGGAAGGACGTGACCTGGTTGGCCAGGCTCAGACAGGAACCGGTAAAACGGCCGCATTTGCCCTGCCTTTACTTTCTAAAATCGATCTGGAACTCAAAGCCCCACAGGTTCTGGTTCTGGCTCCTACCCGGGAACTGGCGATTCAGGTTGGCGAATCGTTCAAAGAATACGGTTCACAACTCAATGGCCTCCAGGTTTTGCCGATTTATGGGGGCGCTGATTTCAGAGGACAGTTGCAGCCTTTAAAACGAGGCGTCCATGTCGTTGTGGGAACTCCCGGTCGCGTGATGGACCATATGCGTCGAGGTACCCTGAAACTCGATAACCTGCGTTGCCTGGTTCTGGATGAAGCCGACGAAATGCTGCGAATGGGCTTTATCGACGATGTAGAATGGATCCTGGAGCAGACTCCGGACAATCATCAGACGGCACTGTTTTCAGCGACGATGCCCGAAGCGATTCGGCGCATTGCCGGTAATTACCTGAAATCGCCACAGGAAATTACAGTCAAAGACAAAACCCGAACCGCAGACACGATCCGCCAGCGGTATTGGCTCGCAAAGGGACATCACAAACTGGATGCCCTGACCCGGATTCTGGAAGCAGAAGAAACCGATGGCGTGATCATTTTCGTTCGTACCAAAAGCATCACCACCGAACTATCGGAAAAGCTGGAAGCACGCGGTTTTCTGGCGGCTCCCCTGAATGGTGACATCCCTCAAAAACAACGCGAACGTACCGTCGGACGTTTAAAGGCTGGCCACGTCAATATCGTCATTGCGACTGACGTCGCTGCCAGAGGACTGGACGTCAATCGTATCAGCCATGTGATCAACTACGATCTGCCTGGCGATTCCGAAGCCTACGTGCATCGGATCGGGCGCACAGGGCGTGCAGGTCGAACTGGTGAAGCGATTATGTTCGTCTCACCGCGTGAGCAGCGTTCCCTCTCAGGGATCGAACGGGCGATTAAGCTTAAGATTGAACGAATGGAACTGCCTTCCATCAATCAAATCAATAAGCGACGTACAGAACGTTTTAAAGAGTCTGTTACGAAAGCCATGGATAGTCCTGACTTCGAACAGTTCCAGAAACTAATGAGTGAATTCAAAGCAGAATCAGAGCGTTCTGAGATCGATATCGCAGCCGCCCTGGCCTGTATGTTCCAGGGAAAACGTCCGCTATTCCTCAAAGAGACACCTCAAAGAGAAAGCTCCCACCGGGAAACCCCGCAAAGGCAGCGGGACAGATCCGGAAAACCTCAGTTCCAGTCGGAACGCCGTTTCTCTAAAGATAAAGAGTTCACAAAAGATAAAGAGAAAGTTTTTGCTCCCAAACGGGAACGGGCAACCAGTGAATCACCTGAGGAAGGCATGGAACGTTTCCGCGTTCAAGTCGGCCATAGCCACGGTGTGAAACCGGGTAATATTGTGGGTGCAATCGCAAACGAAGCGAATCTGGACAGCCAGTACATCGGACGAATCAATATCTTCGATGAATACAGCACTGTTGATCTTCCGGAAGGCATGCCTCGCGATATATTCCGGGCATTAAAAAATGTCTGGGTCTCCGGACAACAGTTACGCATCTCCCGACTTGATGATCAGACTGAATCAGGTGCCCCCAAACGCAAGCGATTCAAATCGAAGGGTAAACCCAGACAGCAGAAAGCTTAA
- the polA gene encoding DNA polymerase I translates to MKETLYIIDTFSLVFQVFHAVPAMTGPTGQPTNAIFGITRDILNIIKTHAPDYLIFAMDSSGPGTRKDLYPEYKANRSAMPEDLVPQIPHIMDVVRGFQVPVIECPGWEADDVFATIARLANEKGIETTIVTNDKDARQLINDAIRLYNIRKNQFMDSEAVQTDWGVRPDQVIDFQSLVGDSVDNIPGVPLVGPKKAQTLIEQFGTLEGVLANADKAKGPKLQQNLKEFADQARMSRELVTLNQSLDLNIDWEASRLTHPDRERLHQLFVDFGFRRFAEEMKKELSTGAPSEPVERVRETIDSKSAFETFLALLKEQDEFCVDLETTGLKPAEAEIVGWAISWEKHRGFYIPVEGPTGQSSLDPQYVLEHLKPILEDPEILITNQNIKYDMVVLMRVGVFLQGVSIDPMVASYLISAGERGHSLDKLSERYLQHTMIPISDLIGSGKQQKKMFEVDVDKVAEYAVEDAEIAWQLSRILQEELKHAGLWDLYWDLERPLISILAEMEFTGIKVDTTELKQQSQLLEKRLMTLIGEIHEMAGHEFNIASPLQLRTVLFEELNLPVFKKTKTGPSTDQSVLEKLAPLHALPAKITEHRHLSKLKSTYLDALPDLVNPETGRIHASFNQVVAATGRLSSSDPNLQNIPVRTEEGRQIRKAFIPQDESWRLLCADYSQIELRVLAHLSQDVALSQAFREGADIHTAVASDIYSVPHDQVDSNMRRTAKAVNFGVIYGQSPFGLSEAIGIPQSEAAGFIEDYFARYQGVREFLDQILEDCAKQNYVTTICGRKREIQGVRGGVQKQLNMPERTAINTVIQGSAADLIKQAMLNVSDRIKQEQHPGRMLMQIHDELVFEVPLTALDTLGLIVREEMESAMNLEVPLIVDMSSGLNWLEQNPLEIAHS, encoded by the coding sequence ATGAAAGAAACACTTTACATCATTGATACGTTTTCTCTGGTATTTCAGGTTTTTCATGCTGTGCCGGCTATGACCGGCCCCACGGGACAACCCACCAATGCCATATTCGGCATCACCCGTGATATCCTGAACATTATTAAAACGCACGCTCCTGATTATTTAATCTTTGCCATGGACTCCAGCGGTCCGGGTACACGAAAAGATCTCTACCCTGAATATAAGGCCAATCGCTCCGCGATGCCCGAAGATCTGGTTCCGCAAATCCCCCACATCATGGACGTCGTCAGAGGGTTTCAGGTCCCCGTCATCGAATGCCCCGGCTGGGAAGCAGACGACGTATTTGCCACCATTGCCCGTCTGGCGAATGAAAAAGGGATCGAAACCACCATCGTCACCAATGACAAAGATGCCAGACAACTCATCAATGATGCCATCCGACTCTACAATATTCGCAAAAATCAGTTCATGGACTCTGAAGCAGTCCAGACAGACTGGGGCGTTCGACCTGATCAGGTGATTGATTTTCAATCCCTGGTCGGTGACAGCGTGGATAATATTCCCGGGGTTCCACTGGTGGGACCTAAAAAGGCACAGACTCTGATCGAACAGTTTGGAACCCTGGAAGGTGTTCTGGCCAATGCAGACAAAGCGAAAGGGCCAAAACTGCAGCAAAACCTGAAAGAATTCGCCGATCAGGCCCGCATGTCGAGAGAACTGGTTACCTTGAATCAGTCACTGGACCTCAACATCGACTGGGAAGCATCCCGATTAACTCATCCGGACCGCGAACGTTTACATCAGTTGTTCGTCGATTTTGGATTTCGTCGCTTTGCTGAAGAGATGAAGAAGGAACTCTCGACCGGAGCCCCCTCAGAACCTGTCGAGCGGGTCCGCGAAACCATTGACAGCAAATCGGCGTTTGAAACATTCCTGGCCCTGCTTAAAGAACAGGACGAATTCTGTGTCGACCTGGAAACAACGGGATTGAAGCCTGCAGAAGCGGAAATTGTAGGCTGGGCCATCAGCTGGGAAAAACACCGCGGATTTTATATTCCAGTCGAAGGCCCTACAGGCCAGTCATCCCTGGATCCTCAATATGTCCTGGAACATCTGAAACCAATTCTGGAAGACCCCGAGATCCTGATCACCAATCAGAATATCAAATATGACATGGTCGTACTGATGCGGGTAGGCGTGTTTCTGCAGGGAGTCAGCATCGACCCCATGGTGGCCAGCTATCTGATCAGCGCCGGCGAGCGCGGACACAGTCTCGACAAACTGTCAGAGCGGTATCTGCAGCATACCATGATTCCCATCTCCGATCTGATCGGCTCCGGCAAACAGCAGAAGAAGATGTTTGAAGTCGACGTCGATAAAGTCGCCGAATACGCCGTCGAAGATGCTGAAATAGCCTGGCAGCTCTCGCGGATCCTGCAGGAAGAGCTCAAACATGCCGGGTTATGGGACCTCTACTGGGATCTGGAACGACCGCTCATTTCCATACTGGCCGAGATGGAATTCACAGGAATTAAAGTCGACACCACAGAACTCAAGCAGCAGAGTCAACTGCTTGAGAAACGGTTAATGACGCTGATCGGCGAAATCCACGAAATGGCAGGCCATGAATTTAACATTGCCTCCCCACTGCAACTCCGAACGGTGTTATTCGAGGAACTGAACTTGCCCGTCTTTAAAAAAACAAAAACGGGCCCCAGCACGGATCAGAGTGTACTGGAGAAGCTGGCACCGCTGCATGCCCTGCCCGCCAAGATCACAGAACATCGACATCTCTCCAAACTAAAGAGCACCTACCTGGATGCGCTGCCCGATCTTGTTAATCCAGAAACAGGTCGAATCCATGCCAGCTTTAATCAGGTCGTTGCCGCCACAGGCCGACTGAGCTCGAGTGATCCCAATCTGCAGAACATACCGGTACGAACAGAAGAAGGACGGCAGATTCGCAAAGCATTCATTCCCCAGGATGAGAGCTGGAGGCTGCTCTGTGCCGATTATTCACAGATCGAACTCCGGGTGCTGGCACACCTGAGTCAAGATGTCGCACTAAGCCAGGCGTTCCGCGAAGGGGCTGACATTCACACAGCCGTCGCCTCCGATATCTATTCTGTCCCTCATGATCAGGTCGACAGCAACATGCGTCGCACTGCGAAAGCGGTCAACTTCGGTGTGATCTACGGTCAGAGCCCGTTTGGTTTATCAGAAGCCATCGGTATCCCTCAATCGGAAGCCGCTGGATTCATCGAAGACTATTTTGCAAGATATCAGGGGGTCAGAGAATTTCTGGATCAGATCCTCGAAGATTGTGCAAAACAAAATTATGTCACAACAATCTGTGGCAGAAAACGTGAAATTCAGGGAGTCCGGGGAGGTGTGCAAAAACAGCTCAACATGCCCGAGAGAACCGCGATCAATACCGTCATTCAGGGGTCTGCAGCCGACCTGATTAAACAAGCGATGCTGAATGTCAGTGATCGAATAAAACAGGAACAGCACCCGGGGCGCATGCTCATGCAAATCCACGATGAACTGGTGTTCGAAGTGCCGCTCACCGCGCTGGACACTCTGGGCCTGATCGTACGGGAAGAGATGGAATCCGCCATGAATCTCGAAGTTCCCCTGATTGTGGATATGTCGAGCGGACTCAACTGGCTGGAACAGAACCCGCTGGAAATTGCTCACTCGTAA
- the coaE gene encoding dephospho-CoA kinase (Dephospho-CoA kinase (CoaE) performs the final step in coenzyme A biosynthesis.) produces the protein MSRHTFIPTIALIGGIGSGKSAVANKVKSLRPAVVIDADRIGHEVLELPDIQEKIREQFGSVVFNERGTISRSELARLVFGESKQHQKSLKQLETIVHPAIHRRLEQEIQAARSLNQVDVILVDAAVIVEAGWKELCDQIVFIDCPFEQRLKRVTQNRGWSETELTKREKHQLPLSEKRKLADGLIQNGQDLESAGLDLSKFIDSIRKQKITN, from the coding sequence GTGTCTCGTCATACATTCATTCCCACGATAGCCCTGATTGGAGGGATCGGATCAGGCAAAAGTGCGGTTGCCAATAAAGTCAAATCGCTTCGACCTGCTGTTGTGATAGACGCAGATCGGATTGGACATGAGGTACTTGAATTACCTGATATTCAAGAGAAAATTCGAGAGCAGTTTGGATCTGTGGTGTTCAATGAACGGGGAACGATTTCTCGATCTGAACTGGCCAGACTTGTTTTTGGAGAATCAAAACAACATCAAAAGTCATTAAAACAACTCGAAACCATAGTCCATCCAGCAATACATCGCAGGCTGGAACAGGAAATTCAAGCGGCCCGATCTCTGAATCAGGTCGATGTCATCCTGGTCGATGCCGCTGTGATCGTAGAAGCGGGCTGGAAAGAGCTGTGTGATCAAATCGTATTTATCGACTGTCCTTTCGAGCAACGCCTCAAACGGGTGACTCAAAACCGGGGATGGTCAGAAACAGAGTTAACCAAACGGGAAAAACATCAACTGCCTCTCTCAGAAAAACGGAAACTGGCAGATGGTTTGATTCAAAATGGTCAGGACCTGGAATCAGCTGGCTTAGATCTTTCAAAGTTCATAGATTCAATTCGGAAACAAAAAATTACAAATTAA
- the rho gene encoding transcription termination factor Rho yields the protein MAKSIKLQTSENDGTVASKNISELDQDSKREKPVTRHQRESAITRAADERYEKIKQSEIHIADLQKLTMKDLMQLAKEENLTEYTGLKKQDLIFKILKERTKVNGLMFGEGTLEILPDGFGFLRSPDYHYLPCPDDIYVSPSQIRRFGLRTGAIVAGQIRPPKENERYFALLRVEAVNGCDPEILTTKVFFDDLTPLHPKERLRLSSSAGNLSTRIVDLIAPVGMGQRGLIVSPPRAGKTVMLQEMAKCVLGSHPDAYVFILLIDERPEEVTDMERQVGGDRCEVVSSTFDEPPSRHIQVSEMVIEKAKRMVEYGEDVVIFLDSITRLARAWNTEVPHSGKILSGGVDANALQHPKRFFGAARNVEEGGSLTIVATALVDTGSRMDEVIFEEFKGTGNTELHLDRRMVEKRIWPAIDVNKSGTRREELLMDEEELRRVWILRRVLNDMNPVDAMELLTTRMRRTKTNEEFLLSMNLG from the coding sequence ATGGCCAAATCCATAAAACTTCAGACATCTGAAAATGACGGAACTGTGGCTTCAAAAAATATCAGCGAGTTAGATCAAGACTCCAAACGGGAAAAACCCGTAACGCGGCATCAGCGCGAATCCGCCATTACCAGAGCCGCAGATGAACGGTACGAGAAAATCAAACAGAGTGAGATTCATATCGCCGACCTGCAGAAACTGACGATGAAAGATCTGATGCAGCTGGCAAAAGAAGAGAACCTCACAGAATATACGGGCCTCAAAAAACAGGATCTGATTTTTAAGATCCTGAAAGAACGTACCAAAGTCAATGGCCTGATGTTTGGAGAAGGAACTCTGGAAATCCTGCCGGATGGTTTTGGATTTCTACGAAGTCCCGATTATCACTACCTTCCCTGTCCCGATGATATTTATGTCTCCCCCAGCCAGATTCGCCGCTTTGGTCTGCGAACGGGAGCCATCGTTGCTGGCCAGATTCGTCCTCCCAAAGAGAACGAACGCTATTTCGCCTTACTGCGGGTAGAAGCCGTCAATGGCTGTGATCCCGAGATTTTGACAACTAAAGTCTTCTTCGATGATCTGACTCCACTGCATCCGAAAGAACGTCTCAGACTTTCCTCGTCTGCAGGGAACCTGAGTACCAGAATCGTGGACCTGATTGCGCCCGTCGGAATGGGACAACGTGGTTTGATTGTCTCGCCTCCTCGTGCCGGTAAGACGGTCATGCTGCAGGAAATGGCAAAATGTGTGCTCGGAAGTCATCCCGATGCCTATGTCTTCATTTTACTGATTGACGAACGCCCGGAAGAAGTGACCGACATGGAACGCCAGGTAGGCGGAGACCGCTGTGAAGTCGTCAGCAGTACCTTCGATGAACCACCAAGCCGCCATATTCAGGTCTCGGAAATGGTCATCGAAAAAGCAAAACGTATGGTTGAATATGGCGAAGATGTTGTCATCTTCCTTGATTCGATTACCCGTCTCGCTCGCGCCTGGAACACAGAAGTTCCTCACTCCGGAAAAATTCTCTCTGGTGGTGTGGATGCGAATGCATTACAGCACCCCAAACGATTTTTCGGTGCAGCGCGGAATGTAGAAGAAGGAGGCAGCCTGACTATTGTTGCTACTGCACTGGTTGATACAGGTAGCCGGATGGATGAAGTCATCTTTGAAGAATTTAAAGGAACTGGTAATACCGAATTGCATCTGGACCGCAGAATGGTTGAAAAACGTATCTGGCCAGCAATTGATGTCAATAAATCGGGTACGCGCCGCGAAGAACTGCTGATGGATGAGGAAGAACTTCGCCGGGTCTGGATACTCAGACGTGTGCTCAATGATATGAATCCGGTAGATGCCATGGAGTTGCTCACTACCCGAATGCGTCGTACAAAAACGAATGAAGAATTTTTATTAAGTATGAACCTGGGCTAA
- the ribH gene encoding 6,7-dimethyl-8-ribityllumazine synthase, translated as MKHKLIEGDLLVRDASFAIVVSRWNELITRRLLEGALETFRRHGGSEENITVLWVPGSFELPLVADRLAKSGKYKAVCCLGAVIQGSTMHHDYINHQVAAGIMRCSQESGVPVLFGVLTCETMEQAMDRAGGKVGNKGGEAALAAIEMVNLLQSIDQSQA; from the coding sequence ATGAAGCATAAACTGATTGAAGGCGATTTACTGGTTCGTGATGCGAGTTTCGCGATTGTCGTTTCCCGCTGGAATGAGCTGATTACACGCAGACTGCTGGAAGGCGCCCTGGAGACGTTTCGTCGTCATGGCGGTTCTGAAGAAAACATCACAGTGCTCTGGGTTCCCGGATCGTTTGAACTGCCACTCGTTGCAGACCGACTGGCCAAAAGTGGTAAGTACAAGGCTGTCTGCTGTCTGGGTGCTGTGATCCAGGGAAGTACGATGCATCATGATTATATTAATCATCAGGTGGCAGCCGGCATCATGCGATGCAGCCAGGAAAGTGGCGTGCCCGTCCTGTTTGGCGTGCTGACCTGTGAGACAATGGAACAGGCGATGGATCGTGCTGGCGGAAAAGTTGGCAATAAAGGTGGAGAAGCCGCCCTGGCTGCCATTGAAATGGTCAATCTTTTGCAATCAATTGATCAGAGCCAGGCGTAA
- the nusB gene encoding transcription antitermination factor NusB has protein sequence MSLRKQARFLVVQMLYQIDLNPGISINEIREMIEEHGRNKTTRTFAWELFTGVMEYKQQLDEHIIRVAENWTLKRMAVTDRNILRLGSYELLHTDTPAPVVIDEAVELAREFGSANSSQFVNGILDKVVQRKDEPLPPSPQPQVEEVQPPEPEPKPKPRMHNPWAT, from the coding sequence ATGTCTTTGCGAAAACAGGCACGATTCTTAGTCGTTCAAATGCTCTACCAGATCGATCTCAATCCGGGTATTTCCATCAATGAGATCCGCGAGATGATTGAAGAGCATGGTCGTAACAAAACGACACGCACTTTCGCCTGGGAACTGTTTACAGGAGTCATGGAGTACAAACAGCAGCTAGATGAGCATATCATCAGAGTTGCCGAAAACTGGACGCTTAAACGGATGGCAGTCACCGACCGAAATATCCTCAGACTGGGTTCTTACGAGTTGCTGCACACGGACACACCCGCTCCAGTCGTTATCGACGAAGCAGTTGAGCTGGCACGGGAATTCGGCAGTGCCAATTCATCCCAGTTTGTAAACGGCATCCTGGACAAAGTGGTTCAACGTAAAGACGAACCTCTGCCTCCCTCCCCCCAACCCCAGGTCGAAGAAGTTCAACCGCCTGAACCAGAACCCAAACCCAAACCGCGGATGCATAACCCCTGGGCTACTTGA
- a CDS encoding SDR family oxidoreductase gives MGYHLITGATGLLGRYLIRDLASAGVPLAVLVRPTRRMTVDQRIDMIMAFWDEHLGRELPHPVVLEGNINEENLGLSPEQLTWATENVDRIIHSAASLSFYSTSHESEPWRSNVGGVKKVLDFCKTANIKKFDHVSTAYVCGLRSGRIMESDVDVGQESGNDYERSKLEAELMVRSAEHIESLTVFRPAIIIGDSKTGFTNTFHGFYAALQLGHTLTQMQSPDETGRYYAKSRFTLNGDESKNLIPVDWVSAVMSHIITHPKLHEKTYHLTPLHPVQSRLVHDVLEATCNFYGSEFAGAGVELEDPTEAERLFYDHIRVYNSYWRDDPVFDSTNTQTAAPHLPCPHVDRELLTRLSQAAIDMNFSWNDRTPHRFEVK, from the coding sequence ATGGGATATCATCTGATCACAGGTGCTACTGGTTTACTGGGAAGATACTTGATTCGGGACCTGGCTTCTGCCGGAGTTCCACTTGCTGTTCTGGTACGTCCCACGCGGCGGATGACCGTTGATCAGCGAATTGACATGATCATGGCATTCTGGGATGAGCATCTGGGGCGTGAATTGCCTCATCCTGTGGTACTCGAAGGGAACATTAATGAAGAAAACCTGGGACTGAGTCCTGAGCAGTTGACCTGGGCGACAGAGAATGTCGATCGCATTATCCATTCAGCAGCCAGCCTTTCCTTTTACAGCACCAGCCATGAAAGTGAGCCCTGGCGTTCGAATGTCGGCGGTGTAAAGAAGGTTCTTGATTTCTGTAAGACCGCGAATATCAAAAAATTTGATCATGTCTCCACGGCGTATGTCTGTGGATTACGATCCGGCCGTATTATGGAGTCGGACGTTGATGTGGGGCAGGAATCCGGGAATGATTATGAGCGGAGTAAGCTGGAGGCAGAGTTGATGGTGCGTAGTGCAGAGCATATTGAATCTCTGACTGTCTTCCGTCCCGCCATCATTATTGGTGACTCCAAGACTGGTTTCACAAATACGTTTCATGGATTTTACGCTGCCCTGCAACTGGGGCACACGTTAACCCAGATGCAGTCTCCTGATGAAACCGGACGCTACTACGCGAAATCGCGTTTTACACTGAATGGAGATGAGTCCAAAAACCTGATTCCCGTCGACTGGGTTTCTGCAGTGATGTCACATATCATTACTCACCCCAAGCTTCATGAAAAGACATATCACCTGACACCACTGCATCCGGTGCAATCTCGACTCGTGCATGATGTTCTGGAAGCGACCTGTAATTTCTATGGATCAGAATTTGCCGGGGCGGGGGTTGAACTGGAAGATCCTACAGAAGCAGAACGGCTCTTCTATGATCATATCCGCGTCTATAATTCATACTGGCGTGATGATCCGGTATTTGACAGTACGAATACTCAAACAGCGGCTCCCCATCTGCCTTGCCCCCACGTTGATCGCGAACTGTTGACGCGCCTGTCACAGGCAGCCATTGATATGAACTTCAGTTGGAACGATCGCACGCCACACCGCTTTGAGGTCAAGTAG